In the genome of Streptococcus mitis, one region contains:
- a CDS encoding histidine triad protein: MCLICQRIDLIKKGENPYFVKELETGYLVIGDHQYFAGYSLFLAKEHVTELHHLKKETRLRFLEEMSLVQEAVAKAFTAEKMNIELLGNGDAHLHWHLFPRRTGDMNGHGLKGRGPVWWVPFEEMTAETCQVKPEEIKRLVECLSSEVDKLLEIKE; this comes from the coding sequence ATGTGTCTGATTTGCCAGAGAATTGATCTCATCAAGAAGGGAGAAAATCCCTATTTTGTCAAAGAGTTGGAAACAGGCTATCTTGTGATTGGAGATCACCAGTATTTTGCAGGCTATAGTCTTTTTCTAGCCAAGGAACATGTCACCGAATTACACCATTTGAAAAAGGAAACAAGACTCCGTTTTCTCGAAGAAATGAGTCTAGTCCAAGAGGCAGTTGCCAAGGCCTTTACTGCTGAGAAAATGAATATCGAGCTGCTAGGAAATGGCGATGCCCATCTTCATTGGCATCTGTTTCCACGACGGACAGGTGATATGAATGGCCACGGTCTTAAAGGTCGTGGGCCAGTTTGGTGGGTTCCCTTTGAAGAAATGACAGCAGAAACTTGCCAAGTAAAACCGGAAGAGATTAAAAGATTAGTCGAATGTTTATCGTCAGAAGTAGATAAACTATTAGAAATAAAGGAGTAG
- a CDS encoding peptidase M42, producing the protein MNQTVEYIKELTAIASPTGFTREISDYLVKTLEGFGYQPVRTAKGGVNVTIKGQNDEQQRYVTAHVDTLGAIVRAVKPDGRLKMDRIGGFPWNMIEGENCTVHVASTGEKVSGTILIHQTSCHVYKDAGTAERTQENMEVRLDAKVTSEKETRALGIEVGDFISFDPRTVVTETGFIKSRHLDDKVSAAILLNLLRIYKEEKIELPVTTHFAFSVFEEVGHGANSNIPAQVVEYLAVDMGAMGDDQQTDEYTVSICVKDASGPYHYDFRQHLVALAKEQDIPFKLDIYPFYGSDASAAMSAGAEVKHALLGAGIESSHSYERTHIDSVVATERMVDAYLKSALVD; encoded by the coding sequence ATGAATCAAACAGTAGAATATATCAAAGAACTGACAGCCATTGCGTCGCCAACGGGCTTCACTCGGGAGATTTCGGACTATTTAGTCAAGACTCTAGAAGGTTTTGGTTACCAACCGGTTCGCACGGCCAAGGGCGGTGTCAATGTAACTATTAAAGGTCAAAATGATGAGCAACAACGTTATGTGACTGCCCATGTAGATACGCTTGGTGCTATTGTCCGTGCTGTCAAACCAGATGGCCGTCTCAAAATGGACCGTATCGGTGGTTTTCCTTGGAACATGATTGAAGGTGAAAACTGTACCGTTCATGTGGCTAGCACAGGTGAAAAAGTATCAGGAACCATCCTCATCCACCAAACTTCTTGTCATGTCTATAAGGATGCAGGAACTGCAGAACGCACGCAGGAAAATATGGAAGTGCGTTTGGATGCAAAAGTAACCAGTGAAAAAGAAACTCGTGCTCTTGGTATTGAGGTCGGTGATTTTATCAGCTTTGATCCACGAACCGTCGTGACAGAGACGGGTTTTATCAAGTCTCGTCATTTGGACGATAAGGTCAGTGCAGCGATTTTACTTAATCTTCTTCGTATTTATAAGGAAGAGAAGATTGAATTACCAGTAACAACTCATTTTGCTTTTTCAGTCTTTGAAGAAGTAGGCCACGGTGCTAACTCTAATATTCCTGCTCAGGTAGTAGAATATCTGGCTGTGGATATGGGAGCTATGGGAGATGACCAGCAGACAGATGAGTACACAGTGTCCATCTGTGTCAAGGATGCTTCTGGACCTTATCACTATGACTTCCGTCAACATTTGGTTGCCTTGGCGAAAGAGCAAGATATTCCATTTAAGCTGGACATCTATCCATTTTATGGTTCGGATGCTTCAGCGGCTATGTCCGCAGGTGCAGAAGTCAAACACGCTCTGCTTGGTGCTGGTATCGAGTCTAGTCATTCTTATGAGCGTACTCATATTGACTCGGTGGTCGCAACCGAGCGTATGGTTGATGCTTACCTTAAGAGCGCGTTGGTAGATTGA
- a CDS encoding branched-chain amino acid ABC transporter substrate-binding protein has product MAKKGALTGLLLFGIFFGAGNLIFPPSLGALSGEHFLPAIAGFVFSGVGIAVLTLIIGTLNPKGYIYEISTKIAPWFATLYLSVLYLSIGPFFAIPRTATTAYEVGISPLLSDANKGFGLIVFTVLYFAAAYLISLNPSKILDRIGRILTPVFAILIVILVVLGAIKYGGTSPQAASAAYQASAFGTGFLEGYNTLDALASVAFSVIAVQTLKQLGFSSKKEYISTIWVVGIVVALAFSALYIGLGFLGNHFPVPAEAMKGGTPGVYILSQATQEIFGSTAQLFLAAMVTVTCFTTTVGLIVSTAEFFNERFPQISYKVYATAFTLIGFAIANLGLDAIIKYSIPVLVILYPITIAIVMIVIVNKFVALSKPGMQLTIAVVTAIAIASVLGSSFKVEFLANLVNALPFAKASLPWLVPAVVGILLSLVLPNKQESDVFEME; this is encoded by the coding sequence ATGGCTAAAAAAGGTGCCCTAACAGGTTTGCTCCTGTTTGGAATATTTTTTGGTGCGGGGAACTTGATTTTTCCGCCTTCTCTAGGTGCTCTATCTGGAGAACATTTTCTTCCTGCCATCGCAGGTTTTGTTTTTTCAGGTGTCGGTATCGCCGTCTTGACTCTTATTATTGGAACGCTAAATCCTAAAGGATATATTTACGAGATTTCAACAAAGATAGCGCCTTGGTTTGCGACTCTTTACCTCTCAGTTCTTTACTTGTCAATCGGTCCATTCTTTGCTATCCCACGTACTGCTACAACAGCTTACGAAGTAGGGATTAGCCCCCTTTTGTCGGATGCAAATAAAGGTTTTGGCTTGATTGTCTTTACGGTTCTGTATTTTGCAGCAGCCTATCTAATTTCGCTTAATCCATCAAAAATCTTAGACCGTATCGGCCGTATCTTAACGCCAGTCTTTGCGATTTTGATTGTTATCTTGGTTGTTCTAGGAGCTATCAAATATGGTGGAACAAGTCCTCAAGCTGCGTCAGCTGCTTATCAAGCTTCTGCCTTTGGTACAGGTTTCCTAGAAGGTTATAATACTTTGGATGCCCTTGCTTCAGTTGCCTTTAGCGTAATCGCAGTTCAAACCTTGAAACAACTTGGATTTTCAAGTAAGAAAGAATACATTTCAACTATTTGGGTCGTTGGTATCGTTGTTGCCCTTGCCTTCAGCGCTCTTTACATCGGTTTAGGTTTCCTTGGAAATCATTTCCCAGTACCAGCTGAAGCGATGAAGGGTGGAACACCAGGTGTTTACATCTTGTCACAAGCCACTCAAGAAATCTTTGGCTCAACAGCTCAACTCTTCCTTGCAGCTATGGTGACCGTAACCTGCTTCACAACAACAGTTGGTCTGATTGTGTCAACAGCTGAGTTCTTTAATGAACGCTTCCCACAAATCAGCTACAAGGTTTATGCGACAGCCTTTACCTTGATTGGATTTGCCATTGCTAATTTAGGTCTTGATGCGATTATCAAGTACTCAATTCCAGTACTGGTTATCTTGTACCCAATCACGATTGCTATCGTTATGATTGTCATTGTCAACAAATTTGTGGCTCTTTCAAAACCAGGTATGCAGTTGACAATTGCTGTTGTTACAGCTATTGCCATTGCAAGCGTACTAGGAAGCTCATTTAAAGTTGAGTTTCTTGCAAATCTTGTCAACGCTCTTCCTTTTGCCAAGGCATCTCTCCCATGGTTAGTACCAGCCGTTGTCGGAATCTTGCTCTCATTGGTTCTACCAAATAAGCAAGAAAGCGATGTTTTTGAAATGGAATAA
- a CDS encoding rhodanese, whose protein sequence is MKEIAFDAFYQLYQNDQLSLVDVREVDEFEALHLEGAQNLPLSQLADTYDQLDKEQLHYVICKSGMRSARACQFLSEQGYEVINVQGGMMAFEEL, encoded by the coding sequence ATGAAAGAAATAGCCTTTGACGCATTTTACCAGCTTTACCAAAATGACCAACTTTCTTTAGTGGACGTGAGAGAAGTGGATGAGTTTGAAGCTCTTCATTTAGAAGGTGCTCAGAATCTTCCTCTGAGTCAATTAGCTGATACTTATGATCAATTGGACAAGGAACAGTTACATTATGTTATTTGTAAATCTGGAATGAGATCGGCGCGTGCTTGCCAATTCTTATCAGAACAAGGTTATGAGGTTATCAATGTCCAAGGTGGCATGATGGCCTTTGAAGAACTTTAA
- a CDS encoding uracil-DNA glycosylase, producing the protein MSQIERIKQAIMADPQNATYTKRGIEPLFAAPKTARINIIGQAPGLKTQEAGLYWKDKSGDRLRDWLGVDEDTFYNSGYFAVLPMDFYFPGHGKSGDLPPRTGFAEKWHPQILQELPDIQLTLLIGQYAQAYYLQEKVSGKVTERVKYYQNYLPEYFPLVHPSPRNQIWMAKNPWFEAEVVPDLKKRIKTILGEKE; encoded by the coding sequence ATGTCTCAAATTGAAAGAATCAAACAGGCTATTATGGCAGATCCGCAGAATGCTACCTATACAAAGCGTGGCATCGAGCCTCTCTTTGCAGCGCCAAAGACTGCTCGCATCAATATCATCGGTCAGGCACCAGGACTTAAAACTCAAGAAGCAGGCCTTTACTGGAAGGACAAAAGTGGTGACCGCTTGCGAGATTGGCTCGGTGTGGATGAAGATACCTTTTACAATTCAGGCTATTTTGCTGTTTTGCCCATGGATTTCTACTTTCCAGGGCATGGCAAGTCAGGTGACCTGCCACCGAGAACTGGCTTTGCAGAAAAATGGCATCCGCAGATCTTGCAAGAATTGCCCGATATTCAGTTGACCCTCTTGATCGGCCAATATGCCCAAGCCTACTATTTACAGGAGAAAGTCAGTGGCAAGGTGACAGAACGGGTAAAATATTATCAGAATTACTTGCCAGAGTATTTTCCTTTAGTTCACCCCTCACCGCGAAATCAAATCTGGATGGCCAAAAATCCTTGGTTTGAGGCAGAAGTGGTGCCGGATTTGAAAAAAAGAATTAAAACTATTTTAGGAGAAAAAGAATGA
- a CDS encoding dipeptidase PepV (divalent metal ion-dependent extracellular dipeptidase; able to hydrolyze a broad range of dipeptides but no tri-, tetra-, or larger oligopeptides; differences in the amino acid specificity of the cleavage site varies between species; similar to succinyl-diaminopimelate desuccinylases), protein MTAIDFTAEVEKRKEDLLADLFSLLEINSERDDSKVDAEHPFGPGPVKALEKFLEIADRDGYPTKNVDNYAGHFEFGDGEEVLGIFAHMDVVPAGSGWDTDPYTPTIKDGRLYARGASDDKGPTTACYYGLKIIKELGLPTSKKVRFIVGTDEESGWADMDYYFEHVGLSKPDFGFSPDAEFPIINGEKGNITEYLHFAGENTGVARLHSFAGGLRENMVPESATAVVSGDLADLQGKLDAFVAEHKLRGELQEEAGQYKVTIIGKSAHGAMPASGVNGATYLALFLSQFDFAGPAKDYLDIAGKILLNDHEGENLKIAHVDEKMGALSMNAGVFRFDETSADNTIALNIRYPKGTSPEQIKSILENLPVASVSLSEHGHTPHYVPMEDPLVQTLLNVYEKQTGLKGHEQVIGGGTFGRLLERGVAYGAMFPDSIDTMHQANEFIALDDLFRAAAIYAEAIYELIK, encoded by the coding sequence ATGACAGCAATTGATTTTACAGCAGAAGTAGAAAAACGCAAAGAAGACCTCTTGGCTGACTTGTTTAGCCTTTTGGAAATCAACTCAGAACGTGATGATAGCAAGGTTGATGCTGAGCATCCATTTGGACCTGGGCCGGTAAAAGCCTTGGAAAAATTCCTTGAAATCGCAGACCGTGATGGCTATCCAACTAAGAATGTTGACAATTACGCAGGACATTTTGAGTTTGGTGATGGAGAAGAAGTTCTCGGAATCTTTGCCCACATGGATGTAGTGCCTGCTGGTAGCGGTTGGGACACAGATCCCTACACACCAACTATCAAAGATGGTCGTCTTTATGCGCGTGGTGCTTCGGATGACAAGGGTCCTACAACAGCTTGTTACTATGGTTTGAAAATCATCAAAGAATTGGGTCTTCCAACTTCTAAGAAAGTTCGCTTCATCGTTGGAACAGACGAAGAATCAGGCTGGGCAGACATGGACTACTATTTCGAGCACGTAGGACTTTCAAAACCAGACTTCGGTTTCTCTCCAGATGCTGAGTTCCCTATCATCAATGGTGAAAAAGGAAATATCACAGAATACCTCCACTTTGCAGGTGAAAATACAGGTGTAGCCCGTCTTCACAGCTTTGCAGGTGGTTTGCGTGAAAACATGGTACCAGAATCAGCAACAGCAGTTGTTTCAGGTGACTTGGCTGACTTGCAAGGGAAACTAGATGCCTTTGTTGCAGAACACAAACTTAGAGGAGAACTCCAAGAAGAAGCTGGCCAATACAAGGTGACGATCATTGGTAAATCAGCCCACGGTGCTATGCCTGCTTCAGGTGTCAATGGTGCGACTTACCTAGCCCTCTTCCTCAGCCAGTTTGACTTTGCTGGTCCAGCCAAAGACTACCTTGACATCGCTGGTAAGATTCTCTTGAACGATCATGAGGGTGAAAATCTCAAGATTGCTCATGTGGATGAAAAGATGGGTGCCCTTTCTATGAATGCCGGTGTCTTCCGCTTTGACGAAACAAGCGCTGATAATACCATTGCCCTTAACATCCGCTATCCAAAAGGAACAAGTCCAGAACAAATCAAGTCAATCCTTGAAAACTTGCCAGTTGCTTCTGTTAGCCTTTCTGAGCACGGTCACACCCCTCACTATGTGCCAATGGAAGATCCACTTGTGCAAACCTTGTTGAATGTTTATGAAAAACAAACTGGTCTTAAAGGTCACGAGCAAGTCATCGGTGGTGGAACCTTTGGTCGCTTGCTTGAACGAGGTGTTGCCTATGGTGCCATGTTCCCAGACTCAATTGACACCATGCACCAAGCCAATGAATTCATCGCCTTAGATGATCTCTTCCGAGCTGCAGCAATCTATGCCGAAGCTATTTATGAATTGATCAAATAA
- a CDS encoding NAD(P)H nitroreductase: protein MKFLELNKKRHATKHFTDKPVDPKDVRTAIEIATLAPSAHNSQPWKFVVVREKNAELAKLAYGSNFEQVSSAPVTIALFTDTDLAKRARKIARVGGAHNFSEEQLQYFMKNLPAEFARYNEQQVSDYLALNAGLVAMNLVLALTDQGIGSNLILGFDKSKVNEVLEIEDRFRPELLITVGYTDEKLEPSYRLPVDEIIEKR from the coding sequence ATGAAATTTCTCGAATTAAATAAAAAACGTCATGCGACTAAGCATTTCACTGATAAGCCGGTTGATCCCAAAGATGTGCGTACGGCTATCGAAATCGCAACCTTGGCTCCAAGTGCCCACAATAGCCAGCCTTGGAAATTTGTGGTCGTTCGTGAGAAAAATGCCGAACTAGCAAAATTGGCTTATGGTTCAAACTTTGAACAGGTATCATCAGCGCCTGTGACCATTGCCTTGTTTACAGACACAGATCTGGCTAAACGTGCTCGTAAGATTGCCCGAGTTGGTGGTGCTCATAACTTTTCTGAAGAGCAACTTCAATACTTCATGAAAAATTTGCCTGCTGAATTTGCCCGTTACAATGAACAACAGGTTAGTGACTACCTAGCCCTCAATGCAGGTTTGGTTGCTATGAACTTGGTTTTGGCTCTTACAGACCAAGGAATCGGATCAAATTTGATCCTTGGATTTGACAAATCAAAAGTCAATGAGGTTTTGGAAATTGAAGACCGTTTCCGTCCAGAACTTTTGATTACAGTGGGTTACACAGACGAAAAATTGGAACCAAGCTACCGCTTGCCAGTAGATGAAATCATCGAGAAAAGATAG
- a CDS encoding glutamine ABC transporter substrate-binding protein: MKKFSLLLAILPFLVACGNQATPKETNSQKTIVVATAGDVPPFDYEDKGNLTGFDIEVLKAVDEKLSDYEIQFQRTAWESIFPGLDSGHYQAAANNLSYTKERAEKYLYSLPISNNPLVLVSNKKNPLTSLDQIAGKTTQEDTGTSNAQFINNWNQKHTDNPATIDFSGEDIGKRILDLSNGEFDFLVFDKVSVQKIIKDRGLDLSVVDLPSADSPNNYIVFSNDQKEFKEKFDKALKELYQDGTLEKLSNTYLGGSYLPDQSQLQ; this comes from the coding sequence ATGAAAAAATTTAGCCTATTATTAGCCATCCTACCATTTTTGGTTGCCTGTGGGAATCAAGCTACACCTAAAGAGACTAACTCTCAAAAGACCATCGTCGTTGCTACAGCTGGTGATGTGCCGCCATTTGACTACGAAGACAAGGGCAATCTGACCGGCTTCGACATCGAAGTTCTAAAAGCAGTAGATGAAAAACTCAGCGACTACGAGATTCAATTCCAAAGAACTGCCTGGGAAAGTATCTTCCCAGGACTTGATTCTGGTCACTATCAGGCTGCAGCCAATAACTTGAGTTATACAAAAGAACGTGCTGAGAAATACCTCTACTCACTTCCGATTTCGAACAACCCCCTCGTTTTAGTCAGTAACAAGAAAAATCCTCTGACTTCACTTGACCAAATCGCTGGCAAAACAACTCAAGAGGATACCGGAACTTCAAACGCTCAATTCATCAATAACTGGAATCAAAAACACACTGACAATCCCGCTACTATCGATTTTTCTGGAGAGGATATCGGTAAACGAATCTTAGACCTCTCTAACGGTGAATTTGATTTCCTAGTTTTTGACAAGGTATCGGTTCAAAAGATTATCAAGGACCGTGGCTTAGACCTCTCAGTCGTTGATTTACCTTCTGCCGATAGCCCCAACAACTATATCGTTTTCTCAAACGACCAAAAAGAGTTTAAAGAGAAATTTGATAAAGCACTCAAAGAACTCTATCAAGACGGAACACTTGAAAAACTTAGCAATACTTATCTAGGTGGTTCTTACCTTCCAGATCAATCTCAATTACAATAA
- a CDS encoding serine/threonine protein phosphatase yields the protein MKHKIAILSDIHGNATALEAVIADAKNQGVSEYWLLGDIFLPGPGTNDLVALLKGLPITASVRGNWDDCVLEALDGEYGLEHPQEIQLMRLTQFLMERMDPATIVWLRSLPLLEKKEVDGLRFSLSHNLPDKNYGSDLLVDNDTEKFDQLLDAETDVAVYGHVHKQLLRYGSQGQQIINPGSIGMPYFNWEALKNHRAQYAVIEIEDGELVNIQFRKVAYAYEVELELAKSQGLPFIEMYEELRREDNYQGHNLELLASLIEKYGYVEDVKNFFDFL from the coding sequence ATGAAACATAAAATCGCAATTTTATCAGACATTCATGGCAATGCGACGGCGCTAGAAGCAGTGATTGCAGATGCTAAAAATCAAGGAGTCAGTGAATACTGGCTTCTGGGAGATATTTTTCTTCCTGGTCCAGGCACAAATGATCTGGTCGCTCTGCTGAAGGGACTTCCTATAACGGCAAGTGTTCGAGGTAATTGGGATGATTGTGTCCTTGAGGCCTTGGATGGCGAATATGGTTTGGAACATCCACAAGAAATCCAGCTCATGCGATTGACCCAGTTTTTGATGGAGCGAATGGATCCTGCAACGATTGTCTGGCTACGAAGCTTGCCTTTGCTAGAAAAGAAAGAAGTTGACGGACTGCGCTTTTCTCTCTCTCATAATTTACCTGACAAAAACTATGGGAGTGACTTACTGGTTGATAATGATACGGAGAAATTTGATCAACTCCTAGATGCTGAAACCGACGTGGCAGTCTATGGTCATGTTCACAAGCAGTTGCTTCGTTATGGCAGTCAAGGGCAACAAATCATCAATCCAGGGTCGATTGGCATGCCCTATTTTAATTGGGAGGCGTTAAAAAATCACCGTGCCCAGTATGCCGTGATAGAGATTGAAGATGGGGAATTGGTAAATATCCAATTTCGTAAAGTCGCTTATGCTTATGAAGTGGAGTTAGAATTGGCCAAGTCCCAGGGTCTTCCCTTTATCGAAATGTATGAAGAACTACGTCGTGAAGATAATTATCAGGGGCACAATCTGGAACTATTAGCAAGCTTAATAGAAAAGTATGGGTATGTAGAAGATGTGAAGAATTTTTTTGATTTTTTGTAA
- a CDS encoding excinuclease ABC subunit C codes for MNNLIKSKLELLPTSPGCYIHKDKNGTIIYVGKAKNLRNRVRSYFRGSHDTKTEALVSEIVDFEFIVTESNIEALLLEINLIKENKPKYNIMLKDDKSYPFIKITNERYPRLIITRQVKKDGGLYFGPYPDVGAANEIKRLLDRIFPFRKCTNPPSKVCFYYHIGQCMAHTICKKDEAYFKSMAQEVSDFLKGQDNKIIDALKGKMAAAAQTMEFERAAEYRDLIQAIGTLRTKQRVMAKDLQNRDVFGYYVDKGWMCVQVFFVRQGKLIERDVNLFPYYNDPDEDFLTYVGQFYQEKSHLVPNEVLIPQDIDEEAVKALVDTKILKPQRGEKKQLVNLAIKNARVSLEQKFNLLEKSVEKTQGAIENLGRLLHIPTPVRIESFDNSNIMGTSPVSAMVVFVNGKPSKKDYRKYKIKTVVGPDDYASMREVIRRRYGRVQRESLTPPDLIVIDGGQGQVNIAKQVIQEELGLDIPIAGLQKNDKHQTHELLFGDPLEMVELSRNSQEFFLLQRIQDEVHRFAITFHRQLRSKNSFSSQLDGIDGLGPKRKQNLMKHFKSLTKIKEASVDEIVEVGVPRAVAEAVQRKLNPQEEVELSQVAEKSVNYQTEGDHYET; via the coding sequence ATGAATAACTTGATTAAATCAAAACTAGAGCTCTTGCCGACCAGCCCTGGTTGCTACATTCACAAGGATAAAAATGGCACCATTATCTATGTAGGAAAGGCTAAAAATCTGCGCAACCGTGTGCGGTCCTATTTCCGTGGAAGTCACGATACCAAGACAGAGGCTCTGGTATCTGAAATTGTGGATTTTGAATTTATCGTTACGGAGTCCAATATTGAGGCCCTTCTCCTAGAAATCAACCTGATCAAGGAAAATAAGCCTAAATACAATATTATGCTCAAGGATGATAAGTCTTATCCTTTCATCAAGATTACCAATGAACGTTATCCTCGTTTGATTATCACCCGTCAGGTCAAGAAGGATGGTGGTCTTTATTTTGGTCCTTATCCAGATGTGGGGGCAGCCAATGAAATCAAGCGACTTTTGGATCGAATTTTCCCTTTTCGTAAGTGTACTAATCCTCCTTCTAAGGTCTGTTTTTACTACCATATCGGTCAATGTATGGCCCACACCATCTGTAAGAAGGATGAGGCCTATTTCAAGTCTATGGCTCAGGAGGTTTCTGATTTCCTAAAAGGACAGGATAACAAAATCATCGATGCCCTCAAGGGGAAAATGGCAGCGGCAGCTCAGACTATGGAATTTGAACGTGCTGCGGAATACCGTGATCTGATTCAGGCCATTGGAACGCTTCGGACCAAGCAAAGGGTTATGGCCAAGGATCTCCAAAATCGGGATGTCTTTGGTTACTATGTGGATAAGGGCTGGATGTGTGTTCAGGTTTTCTTTGTTCGTCAGGGCAAGCTCATTGAGCGAGATGTCAATCTCTTCCCTTACTACAATGATCCAGATGAGGATTTCTTGACCTATGTGGGACAATTCTATCAAGAAAAATCTCACCTGGTTCCCAATGAGGTGCTGATTCCGCAGGATATCGATGAAGAAGCAGTCAAGGCCTTGGTGGATACCAAGATTCTCAAACCCCAGCGTGGAGAGAAAAAACAACTGGTCAATCTAGCCATAAAAAATGCTCGTGTTAGTCTGGAGCAGAAGTTCAATTTGCTAGAGAAATCTGTCGAAAAGACCCAAGGGGCTATTGAAAATCTAGGACGCTTGCTCCATATTCCGACTCCAGTTCGTATCGAGTCCTTCGATAACTCCAATATCATGGGCACCAGTCCTGTTTCAGCCATGGTGGTCTTTGTCAACGGCAAACCAAGTAAAAAAGATTATCGTAAATACAAAATCAAGACTGTGGTTGGACCGGACGACTATGCGAGTATGCGTGAGGTTATCCGCAGACGCTATGGTCGAGTTCAACGTGAGTCTTTGACTCCGCCAGATTTGATTGTCATTGATGGGGGACAAGGTCAAGTTAATATTGCCAAACAGGTCATCCAAGAAGAACTGGGTTTGGATATTCCAATTGCAGGTCTGCAAAAGAATGATAAGCACCAAACCCATGAATTGCTCTTTGGAGATCCGCTTGAGATGGTGGAGCTGTCTCGCAATTCTCAAGAATTTTTCCTCCTCCAACGCATCCAAGATGAGGTCCACCGCTTTGCCATCACCTTCCACCGCCAATTGCGCTCCAAAAACTCCTTTTCTTCACAACTGGATGGGATTGACGGTCTGGGACCTAAACGCAAGCAGAATCTCATGAAGCATTTCAAGTCTTTGACTAAGATCAAGGAAGCCAGTGTGGATGAAATTGTCGAAGTTGGGGTGCCAAGAGCGGTCGCAGAAGCAGTTCAGAGGAAGTTGAATCCGCAGGAAGAAGTGGAGTTGTCTCAAGTAGCGGAAAAGAGTGTAAATTACCAAACAGAAGGAGACCATTATGAAACATAA
- a CDS encoding peptidase — MRWLFRLIGVFFSFVWRLFWRLVWIVLFLCTLAFGFLWYLNGDFQGALKQAERSVKIGQQSIDQWEKTGQLPKLSQTDSHQHSEGRWPQASARIYLDPQMDSRFQEAYVEAIQNWNQTGAFNFELVTESSKADILATEMNDGNTPVAGETESQTNLLTGQFLSVTVRLNHYYLSNPDYGYSYERVVHTAEHELGHAIGLDHTDEKSVMQPAGSFYGIQEEDVANLRKLYESNE, encoded by the coding sequence ATGCGCTGGCTTTTTCGTTTGATAGGGGTTTTCTTTTCTTTTGTTTGGCGTTTGTTTTGGCGCTTGGTTTGGATTGTTTTGTTTTTATGCACTCTTGCTTTTGGATTTCTCTGGTATCTGAACGGGGATTTCCAAGGAGCGCTGAAGCAGGCAGAGCGGTCGGTAAAGATTGGTCAACAAAGCATTGACCAATGGGAAAAAACAGGGCAACTGCCTAAGTTGAGCCAGACAGATAGCCACCAGCATTCTGAAGGAAGGTGGCCACAGGCTTCTGCTCGTATTTATCTAGATCCTCAGATGGATTCACGCTTTCAAGAGGCTTATGTAGAAGCAATTCAGAACTGGAATCAAACTGGTGCTTTTAACTTTGAACTTGTGACTGAGTCCAGCAAGGCGGATATCTTGGCTACGGAGATGAACGACGGAAACACTCCTGTGGCAGGAGAGACGGAAAGTCAGACCAATCTCTTGACGGGGCAATTCTTGTCTGTAACGGTGCGTCTGAATCATTATTATCTGTCCAATCCTGACTATGGCTATTCCTATGAGCGTGTTGTCCATACGGCAGAACATGAGTTGGGGCATGCGATTGGCTTGGACCATACAGATGAGAAGTCTGTGATGCAACCTGCAGGTTCCTTTTATGGTATTCAGGAAGAGGATGTTGCAAACCTTCGAAAATTATATGAGAGCAATGAGTAG